A DNA window from Leptidea sinapis chromosome 39, ilLepSina1.1, whole genome shotgun sequence contains the following coding sequences:
- the LOC126976151 gene encoding uncharacterized protein LOC126976151 isoform X6 yields the protein MATDVADVAQPAILYAGRRNRFDPRSARPLPQRIRASIPVRKQQHFIGKNPRLVAAQTSEPQKKFTPVEKDGVRKPQHVIAKKPRLVAAKPSEPPKKYTPVEKDEVKNSDAAAIEELFPAEKREGSRELDAVTSKMLEYELRHIMIKVWQEFPDDPPTDEERYVAEKFRNEAGDELTNVIGLNVTKRLLNIYNRLIVKLHFSNRPERSCLLLFLKKYNFRGFKRVPTESNTFAGMLKSVEHFDTICKTKFLKCGSAHVTVTPCYRFMKCPEGLKTKFVDESDAEKDTSLVSENAEKKSEDTTEIIKSADESQKINDGNKKEDELKVAKTIKIEEADNTNKVETAREIAIEANTNISEKMKTEEPSMPQKITSKIIPDVKKEVSKAEEGKKMEVNKSKLTKVNETTIEKSSPQVESVEKTLKDTNAKIVENKPTVKQEFVKNVAKIQTQGKTITKPVNSLQAQTKRVEVKKNLKNVSKADDFEEMADDEILALLSSGVVLDECGSDEE from the exons ATGGCAACAGACGTCGCAG ATGTTGCTCAACCTGCGATTCTGTACGCAG GCAGAAGAAACAGATTTGACCCGAGATCGGCACGTCCTCTGCCGCAAAGGATAAGGGCTTCGATTCCTG TCAGAAAACAACAGCACTTTATAGGGAAGAACCCTAGATTGGTAGCAGCTCAGACCTCGGAACCGCAAAAAAAATTTACACCAGTTGAGAAAGACGGAG tCAGAAAACCACAGCACGTTATAGCGAAGAAACCAAGATTGGTAGCGGCGAAGCCTTCAGAACCGCCGAAAAAATATACACCAGTTGAGAAAGACGAAG tGAAGAACAGCGACGCTGCGGCGATAGAGGAACTGTTTCCGGCCGAAAAACGAGAGGGAAGCCGAGAGTTGGACGCGGTCACATCCAAGATGCTCGAGTACGAGCTGAGGCATATTATGATCAAG GTGTGGCAGGAGTTCCCGGACGACCCGCCAACGGACGAGGAGCGATACGTCGCTGAGAAGTTCCGCAACGAGGCGGGAGACGAACTCACCAAT GTGATCGGTCTGAACGTCACAAAGAGACTTCTTAACATATACAACAGGCTTATTGTCAAG CTGCACTTCTCCAACCGCCCGGAGAGGAGTTGCCTCCTGTTGTTCCTCAAGAAGTACAACTTCCGCGGGTTCAAACGTGTCCCGACCGAGAGCAACACTTTCGCGGGCATGCTCAAGTCGGTCGAGCATTTTGACACTATATGCAAGACCAAGTTTCTCAAGTGCG GTAGCGCGCATGTCACCGTGACACCATGCTACCGGTTCATGAAGTGCCCAGAAGGCTTGAAAACAAAGTTTGTCGACGAATCTGACGCTGAAAAGGACACTTCTCTAGTGTCTGAAAATGCAGAAAAGAAAAGTGAAGATACTACGGAAATTATCAAAAGTGCCGATGAAAGTCAGAAAATAAATGATGGTAACAAAAAAGAAGATGAGTTGAAAGTagctaaaacaataaaaatagaaGAAGCTGATAATACAAATAAAGTGGAGACTGCCAGAGAAATAGCTATTGAAGCAAATACAAACATTTCTGAGAAAATGAAAACAGAGGAACCTTCTATGCCGCAAAAGATAACGTCAAAGATTATTCCAGATGTCAAAAAAGAAGTAAGTAAAGCTGAAGAAGGGAAGAAAATGGAAGTCAACAAAAGTAAATTGACAAAAGTAAATGAGACAACTATAGAGAAGTCAAGTCCTCAAGTCGAAAGTGTTGAAAAAACACTAAAAGATACAAATGCTAAAATTGTTGAAAACAAACCAACAGTGAAACAAGAGTTTGTCAAAAATGTTGCAAAGATACAAACTCAAGGAAAAACAATTACCAAGCCTGTTAATTCCCTGCAGGCACAAACCAAAAGAGTGGAAGTCAAGAAGAACTTGAAAAATGTCTCAAAGGCTGATGACTTCGAAGAGATGGCTGATGATGAGATATTAGCATTATTGTCTTCTGGTGTTGTATTAGATGAGTGTGGATCTGATGAGGAATAA
- the LOC126976151 gene encoding uncharacterized protein LOC126976151 isoform X7 yields MATDVAGRRNRFDPRSARPLPQRIRASIPVRKQQHFIGKNPRLVAAQTSEPQKKFTPVEKDGVRKPQHVIAKKPRLVAAKPSEPPKKYTPVEKDEVKNSDAAAIEELFPAEKREGSRELDAVTSKMLEYELRHIMIKVWQEFPDDPPTDEERYVAEKFRNEAGDELTNVIGLNVTKRLLNIYNRLIVKLHFSNRPERSCLLLFLKKYNFRGFKRVPTESNTFAGMLKSVEHFDTICKTKFLKCGSAHVTVTPCYRFMKCPEGLKTKFVDESDAEKDTSLVSENAEKKSEDTTEIIKSADESQKINDGNKKEDELKVAKTIKIEEADNTNKVETAREIAIEANTNISEKMKTEEPSMPQKITSKIIPDVKKEVSKAEEGKKMEVNKSKLTKVNETTIEKSSPQVESVEKTLKDTNAKIVENKPTVKQEFVKNVAKIQTQGKTITKPVNSLQAQTKRVEVKKNLKNVSKADDFEEMADDEILALLSSGVVLDECGSDEE; encoded by the exons ATGGCAACAGACGTCGCAG GCAGAAGAAACAGATTTGACCCGAGATCGGCACGTCCTCTGCCGCAAAGGATAAGGGCTTCGATTCCTG TCAGAAAACAACAGCACTTTATAGGGAAGAACCCTAGATTGGTAGCAGCTCAGACCTCGGAACCGCAAAAAAAATTTACACCAGTTGAGAAAGACGGAG tCAGAAAACCACAGCACGTTATAGCGAAGAAACCAAGATTGGTAGCGGCGAAGCCTTCAGAACCGCCGAAAAAATATACACCAGTTGAGAAAGACGAAG tGAAGAACAGCGACGCTGCGGCGATAGAGGAACTGTTTCCGGCCGAAAAACGAGAGGGAAGCCGAGAGTTGGACGCGGTCACATCCAAGATGCTCGAGTACGAGCTGAGGCATATTATGATCAAG GTGTGGCAGGAGTTCCCGGACGACCCGCCAACGGACGAGGAGCGATACGTCGCTGAGAAGTTCCGCAACGAGGCGGGAGACGAACTCACCAAT GTGATCGGTCTGAACGTCACAAAGAGACTTCTTAACATATACAACAGGCTTATTGTCAAG CTGCACTTCTCCAACCGCCCGGAGAGGAGTTGCCTCCTGTTGTTCCTCAAGAAGTACAACTTCCGCGGGTTCAAACGTGTCCCGACCGAGAGCAACACTTTCGCGGGCATGCTCAAGTCGGTCGAGCATTTTGACACTATATGCAAGACCAAGTTTCTCAAGTGCG GTAGCGCGCATGTCACCGTGACACCATGCTACCGGTTCATGAAGTGCCCAGAAGGCTTGAAAACAAAGTTTGTCGACGAATCTGACGCTGAAAAGGACACTTCTCTAGTGTCTGAAAATGCAGAAAAGAAAAGTGAAGATACTACGGAAATTATCAAAAGTGCCGATGAAAGTCAGAAAATAAATGATGGTAACAAAAAAGAAGATGAGTTGAAAGTagctaaaacaataaaaatagaaGAAGCTGATAATACAAATAAAGTGGAGACTGCCAGAGAAATAGCTATTGAAGCAAATACAAACATTTCTGAGAAAATGAAAACAGAGGAACCTTCTATGCCGCAAAAGATAACGTCAAAGATTATTCCAGATGTCAAAAAAGAAGTAAGTAAAGCTGAAGAAGGGAAGAAAATGGAAGTCAACAAAAGTAAATTGACAAAAGTAAATGAGACAACTATAGAGAAGTCAAGTCCTCAAGTCGAAAGTGTTGAAAAAACACTAAAAGATACAAATGCTAAAATTGTTGAAAACAAACCAACAGTGAAACAAGAGTTTGTCAAAAATGTTGCAAAGATACAAACTCAAGGAAAAACAATTACCAAGCCTGTTAATTCCCTGCAGGCACAAACCAAAAGAGTGGAAGTCAAGAAGAACTTGAAAAATGTCTCAAAGGCTGATGACTTCGAAGAGATGGCTGATGATGAGATATTAGCATTATTGTCTTCTGGTGTTGTATTAGATGAGTGTGGATCTGATGAGGAATAA